From Myxocyprinus asiaticus isolate MX2 ecotype Aquarium Trade chromosome 49, UBuf_Myxa_2, whole genome shotgun sequence, a single genomic window includes:
- the LOC127438079 gene encoding cathepsin G-like yields the protein MTIISLILLATLLPNLGFTAHIVFDKEEQPHSRSYMVSLQYYGYHICSGFLISDEFVMTAEHCSYEILTVVVGAHDLTNWRENSVHIRVRSYHKHPYFPEDSTKEKSQAR from the exons ATGACCATCATCTCTTTGATCCTCCTGGCCACTTTGCTGCCAAACCTGGGCTTCACTG CTCATATAGTGTTTGACAAGGAAGAACAACCCCACTCCAGATCTTACATGGTTTCTCTTCAGTACTATGGGTACCATATCTGCAGCGGATTCCTAATTTCTGATGAGTTTGTTATGACTGCTGAGCATTGCAG TTATGAGATTCTGACAGTTGTGGTAGGTGCACATGATCTAACGAATTGGAGGGAGAATTCTGTCCATATCAGAGTGAGGTCCTACCACAAGCACCCATACTTTCCTGAAGATTCCA CTAAAGAAAAGAGTCAAGCAAGATGA